Genomic window (bacterium):
CCACCTTCAACCTGCACGAATGCACCGAATGGAACGAGCCTGGAAATTGCACCGGTAAAGACATCGCCCACTTTATAAAGCCGCTTGATGTCCTCCCAAGGGTCAGGCAGTATCTGCCGCAAACCGAGAGATACCCTGCCCTGCTCCAAGTTGAGCTTGAGAACCATCACCTGTATCTTCTGGCCGACCTTTACAACCTCGGACGGATGATTGATTCGCGTCCAGCTCATCTCGGAAATGTGCAGCAGACCGTCAACACCGCCAAGATCAATAAATGCACCGTAATCGGTGAGCCTGCGAACAATGCCTTCTCGTATCTGACCTACCGCAAGTGTCGCAACTGTCTCTTTCTTGAGTTCTTCGCGCTCTTCTTCCACTGCGAGCCTGTTGGAAAGCACTACCTTCCTGCGCTCGCGGTCAACCTCGATAATTTTAAAAGGCATGCTCTGGCCGACAAATTTATCCAGGTTCTTGAGCTTGCCGCTCTGGACATGTGACGCGGGGACAAAACCCCTGATACCAAGATCGACTACAAGTCCGCCCTTGACGCGGTCGGTGACCATCGCCTTGACTACTTCCTTCTCGGCAAATGCCTTGTCAACCTTGTCCCAAGCATTCTCGAAATCAGCTCTCTTCTTGGAAAGAACAGGCCCGCCTTCCTGACTCTCTGACTCAACAACGTAAACCTTGATCTTCTCCCCAACTGAGACGACTTCTTCAGGCTCGAGACTGGCATCGCGAGTAAGTTCATTGGGCTTGATGACGCCTTCCGATTTCGTTCCTACATCTACCAGCACGCCTTCTCGGTCGATGTGCACAACTACACCTTCGACAACATCGCCAGGAGACAATGACCTGAATGTCCCAGAATAATCGACTCCGGCACCACCCATCTGGGCCATCGCCGCCTCCATGGTCATCGGTTCCTCAGCTTCAGCTGATGCCGGTTCCTCGGTTTCAACCGATACCGGTTCCTCAACAGGCTTGGAAGTCTCGTCTACCTGCTCAGGCTCAGTTGCATTGGAACCAAATGGGGTCTCGGACATCTCGTGCGTAGGGACGGACGTTTGCTCCCGCTCCACATTCTCATCAGACATTGCTCAACACTCCTCTCGCGGGCTTGAAAAACACACCCGCTTTTACTAGTCATCCCAAGCAGCTCGAAAGCCGCACGGGGCAAGCCATTATGGCCGGCAAAATCAAATAATACAGATCAGTATATGCATTACCGACTGTATCCCAAAAATTGTCCGGCAGAACATTCGCCGGTGAAACTCCATATACCGATGGCTCGACTCTTTATAATAACCTCTTAATCGCTCAGCGTCAAATTTTACTTCGTGCCGATTAATCCATTTCAATCAGAAGCCAATAACTCCATCAGTGTGGCAGCGAAAAACTCATGACCCAGATCATTTGGATGATTTATGCCATTTGCTAGAAGAGTCTCATAAGGGATTCCCAGCGACCTGAGGTTAGCCCATATGTGTGCCGTATCACCCAGAGCTACTTGATTATCGACGGCTGCCTGACGCATTGCGGCGGCGGCTTTCTCAAAGTTGGCGTTCCAGGAATGTGTCATAAAGTGAGGAGTTAGCAGGATAAACTCTACATTCGGGTTGCTTTGCCTTGCACGCTCGATGAACTCACTCCAATTCGATGCTATCTTCTCCGGCATATGGACATCATTCACGAACTCGACGGTGATCAGATCAGGATTATACGAAAGGACCTCTTCATCGTAGCCGTCCCTCCTCGAATCAGTGGTCGTACCGCCTATACCAGCGTTCCTCAGATTTATCTCTGAGTTTGGATATGCATCCTTAAGCGACGCGCGAAACAGCTCGACATAACACTTGGAATGAACACTCGGTGAACAGCCCTGTGTGACACTGTCGCCCCAGCAGACTATGGTAACGGGCTTTCCCTCATGCAGAAGACTCTTTGTATGGTTCAGATAATTGCCGCCGCTGACATTGATATAATCTCTCCATGAAGCGTTTTTTGCCGGCATGGGATAGATATTGCTCGGTTCTATTACCGTAGTACGATGGGTGACATAAATGCTGTCGAGCGCCTTCCAGCCATTGTCGGCATCGGGAAGAGCGGGGCAAACAGGTGCTGATATTCCCTTCTTGACGGCAAGCTCGCCGGTCTGAGAAATCTGCACGATATCCAGCCGCTCATCGGTGACTGCATAGTCTATGTATACCTTTGCCCCTTTGGGAATGCTGCTGGTGCTTACTCGTGAAATGCCTCCCCAGTCGTGATCGAGCATATAGTCCATTTCCTCTTTATACAGGATGCCACCAGCCTTTTCAGAATGCACTTTGACGGACTCTGGAATGATTGCATACGGCAGGCGCGTATATCTGTCTACTGGACCGCATGTGAGATCGAGAAAAGTGCCCCCGGCAAATGAGCCTGCAGGGTCATCCGACAAAACATGCTCTTCTGAATGCACATCTTTTCGCTCAGGAGTATCCATTCTGAGTGTGACAGCAGTCGGCACTTCGATGTCACCACATTGAGCCTGATATGTGCCGGGCTCGACCACCACGGCCATCGAGGGTTCGTCTGTCGAGCGCACTGCTGTGCAAACATTGCTGCATACGGCAAGCATTGTGAGCACGATTCGCACGCAGAAATACATTTCCATCACTTTCTCCTCCAAAAACTAAAAGCATTATTATTGCTGCTTGGCAAAGCGTATAGTTTTTCGGGCTGGATCGGATATCCAGCCCGAATGACTAACTATATTCATCTCACGCCGACTCATTCCAACTGGAAAAGAAACATTAGCTGCCGGTGGACCTGCTGTTTCGTGATTGCGAAAGCAGTGCCGGAGCTTCATGTGGAGCATTCATCGGCTTTGGAAATGCCTGCTTGAGCACCGACCACCAGTCGTAATCGCGAACATACACAAGATCGAAAAGCATGCAGCCCTGAGTCTTGGCGAGACACTGCCTGACCGCCTTTAGAAACTTGTCCGGGCGGCCGTTATACTGGCGCAGATATAGACTGCCATAGACGAAAGTCTCGTCCTTTATTGCATTCATTGACTCTTCAGCAGCCGCCTCGACGCTCTTCCAGTCTTCCTCGCCCCTGGCCTGGGCTTCCCTGCGAGTGGGGTATGTGTAATAACAGCCAGTGCATATATAGTCCGCGAGATCGGCATAGCCGGTCTCTTCATAGCCGTCCGGCCACCAGTCCAGATCAGGTGCGCTGTGACTCGGACTGCCCCAGTTTACACCCACGTCAAAATAGACCGGATACCACGAGCCTACATATACACCGAGCCGGACTCCGCGCCTGATGGACTTGACTGTGTGCCTGACCTGAGCAAGAAAATCGCGAATTACCTGTGCTCTGAACTTCAGCCATTCCTTGAACAGTGGTCCCCGCTCGATATCTCCGGGAGCAAGCGGTCTGGCAAAAACATCCTCGGGCCACTTGCTGACTTTTCGACCAATGAAGCTCTCGAACTGTTTGCGGGTGACATCACTGAAGTCAGTGTAGATATTTGGGTAGCGCATGCGGTCGAGTACGATGCCGTCTACATCGTAGTGCTCAACTATCTCACGCACAATACTCAGCTCATATGCCTGCACATCCGGGTTGCATGGGTTTACAAATACCGCATGGTGGACGTTATCCGTCTCGCTGACACGGCGCATGGCGGCCTCGCCTTTGAGAGTAAATTTTGCGCCGCTTTCGGCTGCATGCTTAAGCCATGCGCCGGCTTCCTTGTCTGCCAACAGGATAAACCCACCATCCGGCGCAGCAAGATGAGCGCGTCCCGTAATCTGCTCGGGACGGCTGGCCTGGCCGTCGCCAGATACTCTTACATAGGTGGTGTCCGGTGGAAGATCACCGGCTAGAGCTGAATTGGAACCGTAAGCACATATATTCCCAGGATATGGACCGTCGGCTGAATGGAGCTGCCTGCTTTGGCCGTCGCTGGTGCAGACAGCACGATCCATATCGTATTGAACGCACTGCCAGTCGCGGTTCCTTAATGCAGGACCACCGCCTGCTTTCTGTGAGCCCTCTGAAAATACATTTATGGAAGCATGGACTGCTATACCTGCTTTGTGACCTTCATCGACAACGGCTTTGAGCAGATCATAGTCTCGCGGATATGCGGCCCCATCGAGACTGGTCAGGCGAGGAGCTATCCTGCTCCTGTAAAGCACTAGACCCGAAAGGGGTTTCACGTCCACAATGATGGTATTGATGTTGGCGTCTCGGCACCTTCGGACGGTCTCAGCAACACCTTTGCGACTGGACAAGTGCCGGAGGTTGGCCTCGGCATCAAACCAGATTATTCGACCCTGCAGGTGTCTCTGCCTGCATATTGCACTTAAATTGCTGTTCGCCGCAGCGCCCGGCTGAACCCACATAAGCGATATCCCTATCAATATAAGTATGTAACGCATTTTGCATATGCCCAAACGACCGGGCATATGGAATCCCGGTCGTTATGACCTCACCACAAGAGTTGCGGGGTAGTTCGATCCCGCCACCGGCAGAGTCACTATTCTTACATACCTCACTTCGCCCGGCCTGAGCCGATATGACTTTAGCGAAAATTCTGACGGCGGCTTGATATACTTCGTCGATACGAACTCTCCGTCAATAATAAATACCCCGGATGCGAGTCCCGCACTCGGATCGAACACCACTGTCACTTTTTTTGTAGTATCGGTCGGATTCGTTACCTTAACGTCAATCTGGTACGTTACACCATAATTGCCGTAGAGCTTCTTCTGTTCGGTGGCATCCGTTAAGGCATGCTTGCCGATTGGAATGAACGCCCACCGTTTGCCCACTACATAGTCTGCATTTACATCAAGGACCGGAAGAGGATAGATATGCTCGCTCATTGTCAGGACAAGAGGGTTCGGCGCCGAGGCTATATCACCCGCCGCAACGTTATCGAGACCAGGCGGATTGGCAACGATCCTGATATAAGACTCGCCGCCGTCTATCTGGGTGATCTGTAATATGCCGCTGGTGGTGTCAAGATGACCGAGCATATCCGAGACAAGCACCAGGCGAGACTCGGGCGGTATGGTCTCTATTACACTGACATCACTGCGGTCATCCTTCAAAAATGAAGAACTCGCCTGATACCCGACAAGCACTGTGTCGGTGATGGGACTGGATACGGCTCGTGCAACTTTGATTCTGATCGGAGTAAGGTTCGGGTTTATCACATCCACCAGAAAATGGACATTCTTGCCCATGGCGTTTTGGTGATGGAAAAGCACCCTGGTCGGCTTGTTGTCCGTCAGTTTGCCGGCAAAGAGCACCTGATATTTGAGCAGGCGCTCGGGATCATTGCTATAGAAGAGCTGACTCACTTCGCTGCGGCGCATCGCGATATTGTGAACACTGACATCCGCTTTTGTACTTAATGGAATATAACCAGGACCACTGATGCGGACGTCGACTTTAGCGGTTCGTTCCCTGGCTGTGGGAAGCGCATCACCACGGCAGTCGACCGAGCCAAGCTCCAATCTTGCTCCAGGTTCGACCATGATATTGCGGGTAATGGCCTGTCTGACGGCATAGCAGACGGTTGAAGCCGGACAGGGATTGCCCGTCACCTCCGCAACAGCCCTGCCTGAAATATAGCCTGCATACTTTTTTACACTTACAGGCAAACTTGCTTTCTCGCCGTCGACACTTACATCAATGACTGTGTCGCCGAGCTTTCGGCCTGTTACCTGAACACAACGCGAGCCCGTCACTGCCATGGCCGATGCGGTATTCATGTCCTGAGAACTGGCGGTAATCTTGCCGATAGCGGCTCCACCAACTGAGACAATTCTGTTTTCACCCAAAGGCACGGTCAGCCGCCTGTCGCTGAGCACAACTGCAGGCATCAAAAGCAGAGATTTGATATTGGATGCCCAGGAGACTGCAAGCGATAAGGCATCCGTGCGATTTGCCTTTGCATCGGAGGATGTGGCGATGCAGATCATTGTGTCGCCAGAATATACTCGACCCTGAGATTTATCGCCCTTTGCATACAGACTCTTCGGATCAACCCCAGACTTTACCAGTTGGATCAGACGCCCTGCTGTAATTTCAGCCCTCCTGGCGGAAGTGAGAGAGCCGTTGCCAACCTTGAACTTTACTACAGGCAGGTCGTTGATGGTGACCGTTGCGTTCGCAATACCCACCCTCGGCTTGAACTCTGCCAACGCCGATCCGGCCAGGATTAAAGACAAGACAACAATCAAAATAATACCGGTTGTCCTGCGGATACAGACACACATAACTTTAAAAAGGGAAAAAGCCGCTTAGCCTTTTCCCATTTACTCCCCTTGATTTATTCACTCTTTCATGGCTATTCTATATATAGGTATTCCTGGTGTCAAGGATAAGCAGACATAGTTATAGTTCCATGCTTTTTGGGTAATGCCCAAATCGTGGAGGACTCATATTGAGATTTATGAGAATTATTTTCCTGGTGGTGTTGGTGGTCGCGCTCTGCACAGGAGCGTCAGCCACCCTGACGTGGGTCAAAACATTTAACGATCTCTATAACCCCAAGCCCAACAGCGCTATCACTAAAGCAAAGTGCGCACTCTGCCACACAACGCCCGCAGGGACAGATGGACTCAACTGCTATGGCAAGATGCTTGAAAAAGCCAAGGTTGAACCCAGCAGCCTTAAGGCCATTGAAAGGAAAGACGCCGATAAGGACGGGGTCAGCAATATTGTCGAGATCAAGGCGGGCACACTGCCGGCAGACCCGAAGAGTAGACCTCGAAATAAGTGAGTACTGAGTGATTTTTCTTGGACCTGCGCAGCATCACTGCTCTTAATGCTTATCTGCGGCATTCAAAATATTCATCTGTGAAACGGCCTGAACACATTAATTTTTTGACACTAATTTACGAAGAAATATTGACCACATTAGTGTGCGGATGTTATACTTACAGTGTAATATTAGAGCGGACACAACAGGCAACTGACTCATCGGACAAGGTAAATTGGACTTCTTAGGGGCATGGCTTAAAGACCTCGCGGCTGCGGGGTGGACCAACATTATTTCAACATTTTTTGACATCATATTCGTGGCCGCGCTTGTTTACTGGCTGATTATGCTGTCCAAACGCAGCCGGGCATGGCATATCATCTGGGGACTGCTGCTCTTCCTATTTCTCGTTCCGATAACCGATTGGCTTCATCTTCAGACCCTCAACTATTTACTGCGCTCATTCCTGCCTTTGGGACCGGTCGCGATTGTTATCCTTTTCCTGCCTGAGCTTCGCCATGCGCTCGAAAACATGGGCAGGTTCGCCGGATGGGGGTCGGGACTGGGCGTGTTGGATGAAGAAGACCGCTCATCACTTGTCGAGGTGATTGTGAAATCGACATGCAGGATGTCCGATAGACAGATCGGTGCACTAATTGTCATAGAACGTGAAAGCTCACTCGACGATATTGCCGCTACCGGCACTCGTCTGGATGCACAGGCAAGCGAGGGGTTGATAGGCTCTATCTTTAACCCCGGCAGCCCTCTACACGATGGCGCGGTCATTATTCGAAGCAACAGAATTATCGCCGCCGGATGCACACTTCCACTGAGTGAAAGCGCCCACGTAGGAACGATGATACATACCCGGCACAAGGCTGCACTCGGTGTTGCTGAAGAAAGCGACGCCGCTGTGGTGGTGGTCTCGGAAGAGACGGGCACAATCTCACTTGCGCTCGAAGGGAAACTCCACCGCGGCTTGAATGAAGAATCACTTACACGCAGACTTAAAAACCTTTCTGGGATCGCTGACGAAAAAAGAAACAGGTCGGATTTCGCACGCAGAGTTAACGGCACCATCAGGAAGGCCAGGTCCAGACTGAGATGATCCAACACAATCTCTTTTATAAACTGCTTGCCCTCGGCGTGGCTGTCGGCCTGTTTATGTATGTAAATGCCGAACAGAACCCGAGAGCACGAAAGACTTATAATGTTCCGATTTCATCCATCAACATCGCTAAGGGATATGTGGCAGATGTCAGTCTGGACGAAGCAAGCGTGACGATAAGCGGCCTCAAATCCATTACAGACTCAATACAAAGAGTGACCGCAGTAGTGGACCTGAGTTCCGCAAAGCCGAGTTTTGGAAAGATCGAAAAAACACTCAAGATAAAAGCAAACATATTTGGGGTGGCATCGGCGGATTTGGACAAACTCGACGTCAAGGTGAACCCCAAAACCGTCAAAGTGCACATAGAGGCTCTCAGCGGCAAAAGACTGCCGGTTGAGGTAAAGTTCCCTACTGCTCCGCCGCTTGGTTACTCATACTCTAACCCGGAACTGGCGCCGGGAAGCGTCTCGGTATCGGGAAAAAGCACCCAGGTATCGCAAGTAAAGAGAGTTGTGCTCACCCTGCCGAATCAGTTCTCCGATCAGTCCATAGATGATTATTTTGCCCTGACACCTCTCGATTCAAGCGGAAGTAAGGTGGAAGACATAGCTCTTTCGCCTGAAAAAGTGAGGCTAAAAATCGAACTGGTGGAAGTGCCTGCAACTAAAACAGTGATAGTCAGCCCTAACGTCCAGGGTGAACCAAAATATCCGGCTAAAGTCAATCGTGTGACGACCGTTCCGGCATCGGTGACTCTTATGGGTAAACCAAGCACATTGGCAGGCATAAGCACAATTACCACGGACAGAGTCTCGATCGAAGGAGTAAGCGAGACAATTACTCGCGATGTTGACCTGAGGGTGCCGCCGGGAGTAAAGATATCGGGACATGGCAGCGTGAAAGTGGGAGTCTATATAGGAGCCGGTGATTGATGGCCGAAAGAACATTCATAATGATTAAGCCCGATGGGGTCGCTAGAAAGCTCATCGGTGAGATAATAGGCCGGATAGAGCGGCGCAACTTCACTATCGCTGCTATGGAGATGCTCGTCCCATCACGTGAACTTGCAAGGAAACACTATGCCGTCCATGAAGGAAAAGACTTCTTCGAGGCTGTGGTGGACTTCATTACATCGGGACCGGTGGTGGCGATGGTGGTCGAAGGCGAAAATGCGATCGCCCTGATGCGAAACATTATGGGCGCTACAAAGCCAGAAAATGCCTCCCCGGGAACAATCCGGGGAGACCTTACTATAAGCACTCGCGAAAACCTCATACACGGCTCGGACTCACCGGAGACTGCCGCATATGAGATCGGACTGTGGTTTCCCGAGATCGGTAATTGATCGTGCTGTTACCAGACCCAACTAATATCGGTTGAAGTCCCGCCAATATCCACAGAGTCCTCGCCCCATGAACGTCTTGCCTCGACGCCGATATTTGCAATGTAGAAGCCTAGAGGCTGTTGAAAACGCAGCGCTCCACATAACAGAGTAAACACACTCGAATAACACGTTGCAACCCTCTAGCCCCCTGAATTTCATTTCATAGTCCATACAACTCGTCAGCCAGAATAAATATCTCTGACTGCCCGCCTTTCGCGGTCATCATTATAGTGCATGCATGCAAATTGAGTCAGTTTGTGCACAAAGAAGGACATCAGTAAATATGTACAGTATTTACTGTAATGCCGTGTGTCGCACGGATGATTGATAATTCAATTCTGATTAATGAAGGAAGAGAAAACTATGAACAAACATTTTTGCGTTATGCTTGCCGTATGCACGGCACTTACCCTCGGCATGTTGAGTTCAGCTTGGGGAGGAGCAATTCACGATGCAGCCAAAGAAGGAAACCTCGACAGTGTTCGTACACTTATTGAAAAAGAGCCTTCATTGGTAGATTCCATGAGCAAGTCGGA
Coding sequences:
- the cdaA gene encoding diadenylate cyclase CdaA, whose product is MDFLGAWLKDLAAAGWTNIISTFFDIIFVAALVYWLIMLSKRSRAWHIIWGLLLFLFLVPITDWLHLQTLNYLLRSFLPLGPVAIVILFLPELRHALENMGRFAGWGSGLGVLDEEDRSSLVEVIVKSTCRMSDRQIGALIVIERESSLDDIAATGTRLDAQASEGLIGSIFNPGSPLHDGAVIIRSNRIIAAGCTLPLSESAHVGTMIHTRHKAALGVAEESDAAVVVVSEETGTISLALEGKLHRGLNEESLTRRLKNLSGIADEKRNRSDFARRVNGTIRKARSRLR
- a CDS encoding SGNH/GDSL hydrolase family protein, with translation MEMYFCVRIVLTMLAVCSNVCTAVRSTDEPSMAVVVEPGTYQAQCGDIEVPTAVTLRMDTPERKDVHSEEHVLSDDPAGSFAGGTFLDLTCGPVDRYTRLPYAIIPESVKVHSEKAGGILYKEEMDYMLDHDWGGISRVSTSSIPKGAKVYIDYAVTDERLDIVQISQTGELAVKKGISAPVCPALPDADNGWKALDSIYVTHRTTVIEPSNIYPMPAKNASWRDYINVSGGNYLNHTKSLLHEGKPVTIVCWGDSVTQGCSPSVHSKCYVELFRASLKDAYPNSEINLRNAGIGGTTTDSRRDGYDEEVLSYNPDLITVEFVNDVHMPEKIASNWSEFIERARQSNPNVEFILLTPHFMTHSWNANFEKAAAAMRQAAVDNQVALGDTAHIWANLRSLGIPYETLLANGINHPNDLGHEFFAATLMELLASD
- the rpsA gene encoding 30S ribosomal protein S1 — translated: MSDENVEREQTSVPTHEMSETPFGSNATEPEQVDETSKPVEEPVSVETEEPASAEAEEPMTMEAAMAQMGGAGVDYSGTFRSLSPGDVVEGVVVHIDREGVLVDVGTKSEGVIKPNELTRDASLEPEEVVSVGEKIKVYVVESESQEGGPVLSKKRADFENAWDKVDKAFAEKEVVKAMVTDRVKGGLVVDLGIRGFVPASHVQSGKLKNLDKFVGQSMPFKIIEVDRERRKVVLSNRLAVEEEREELKKETVATLAVGQIREGIVRRLTDYGAFIDLGGVDGLLHISEMSWTRINHPSEVVKVGQKIQVMVLKLNLEQGRVSLGLRQILPDPWEDIKRLYKVGDVFTGAISRLVPFGAFVQVEGGIEGIIPNSELAVKRVNNPEEVVSVGQEVEVKVIDLRPDERRLTLSVRQLLNQKEKEREDTEFRSYAQAKPETKTTIGDLIGEQLGELDFGDKKEKPAKKSRSKAKKEDISEAQALAEAQEELEMVEDIQAEVEPVSEVSETPAASAETEEAPVETAATAAEEGSEESEAK
- the ndk gene encoding nucleoside-diphosphate kinase, translated to MMAERTFIMIKPDGVARKLIGEIIGRIERRNFTIAAMEMLVPSRELARKHYAVHEGKDFFEAVVDFITSGPVVAMVVEGENAIALMRNIMGATKPENASPGTIRGDLTISTRENLIHGSDSPETAAYEIGLWFPEIGN
- a CDS encoding family 10 glycosylhydrolase; amino-acid sequence: MRYILILIGISLMWVQPGAAANSNLSAICRQRHLQGRIIWFDAEANLRHLSSRKGVAETVRRCRDANINTIIVDVKPLSGLVLYRSRIAPRLTSLDGAAYPRDYDLLKAVVDEGHKAGIAVHASINVFSEGSQKAGGGPALRNRDWQCVQYDMDRAVCTSDGQSRQLHSADGPYPGNICAYGSNSALAGDLPPDTTYVRVSGDGQASRPEQITGRAHLAAPDGGFILLADKEAGAWLKHAAESGAKFTLKGEAAMRRVSETDNVHHAVFVNPCNPDVQAYELSIVREIVEHYDVDGIVLDRMRYPNIYTDFSDVTRKQFESFIGRKVSKWPEDVFARPLAPGDIERGPLFKEWLKFRAQVIRDFLAQVRHTVKSIRRGVRLGVYVGSWYPVYFDVGVNWGSPSHSAPDLDWWPDGYEETGYADLADYICTGCYYTYPTRREAQARGEEDWKSVEAAAEESMNAIKDETFVYGSLYLRQYNGRPDKFLKAVRQCLAKTQGCMLFDLVYVRDYDWWSVLKQAFPKPMNAPHEAPALLSQSRNSRSTGS